In Hippoglossus hippoglossus isolate fHipHip1 chromosome 24, fHipHip1.pri, whole genome shotgun sequence, a single genomic region encodes these proteins:
- the LOC117758485 gene encoding zinc-binding protein A33-like, which produces MAANVSQSEEACTCPVCCDIFQDPVVLLCGHSFCEPCLQEWWRQSVVQRCPVCMEILTMARPTRNLALRDLSDIVRQEASQRATSGAPDLCELHNEKLKLFCRDDQQLICLVCRDAQKHEKHNFAPINEAAEEHRINIRTQLMHLNSKLGSLKAHQFNCNKMASHIKLQARQTETTIKEEFQKLYEFLRTKEAARIDALRKEAALKSDTLNNRIVNVNEEIALLTDRIETINQELTAEDLAFMLNVKSTLERSQCNVQEPETPPGGLIDEVQHVRNLLFNVWDQMKKIIKYTPVTLDPNTSGTQLILSENLTHSSESKTTQQLPDNPERKGPCIVLGFEGFSGGRQCWNVEVNGFWAVGVAAKTKHATLAPIFGIYTYGPEGPLFELITDKRIYSFSTDVLPKNIKVQLDFDQGTLSFFDLDRKTLIYVIKNSFKGTVFPYFRGAVKILPGKVRTTLWMDAFFTRSYSDAKYTPIFVSIRK; this is translated from the exons ATGGCTGCTAACGTATCACAGTCTGAGGAGGCTTGCACTTGCCCGGTGTGCTGTGACATATTCCAAGACCCCGTGGTCCTGCTGTGTGGACACAGCTTCTGTGAGCCCTGTCTTCAGGAGTGGTGGAGACAGAGCGTGGTCCAGAGGTGTCCGGTCTGCATGGAGATCTTGACGATGGCTCGGCCCACGCGTAACTTGGCGCTGAGGGACCTGTCAGACATCGTGAGGCAGGAGGCGAGTCAGAGAGCAACGTCAGGAGCTCCGGATCTGTGCGAGCTGCACAACGAGAAACTCAAGCTCTTCTGTCGGGACGATCAGCAGCTCATCTGTCTGGTTTGTAGAGATGCACAAAAACACGAGAAGCACAACTTTGCCCCCATCaatgaagcagcagaggagcacaGG atCAATATCAGGACTCAGCTGATGCATTTAAATTCCAAGCTGGGATCATTGAAAGCACATCAGTTCAACTGTAATAAAATGGCCAGCCACATCAAG CTCCAGGCTCGGCAGACGGAGACGACAATCAAAGAGGAGTTTCAGAAGCTTTACGAGTTCCTGAGGACGAAGGAGGCTGCCAGGATTGATGCACTGAGGAAGGAGGCGGCGCTCAAAAGTGACACACTGAACAACAGGATTGTTAATGTGAATGAAGAGATCGCTTTGCTCACAGACAGGATTGAAACTATAAATCAGGAGCTTACAGCTGAGGACCTGGCATTCATGCTG aATGTCAAGTCCACTTTGGAGCG ATCACAGTGCAACGTGCAAGAGCCAGAGACTCCACCAGGAGGCCTGATCGATGAGGTccaacatgtcaggaacctgctGTTCAACGTCTGGGACcagatgaagaaaataatcaaataca CCCCTGTAACTCTGGACCCAAACACCAGTGGCACACAACTGATTCTATCAGAGAATCTGACTCATTCGTCAGAAAGTAAGACGACTCAGCAGCTTCCCGACAACCCAGAGAGAAAAGGCCCTTGCATTGTTCTCGGCTTTGAAGGATTTAGTGGTGGGAGACAATGCTGGAATGTGGAGGTGAATGGTTTTTGGGCTGTTGGTGTGGCTGCTAAAACCAAGCATGCAACCCTTGCACCAATCTTTGGTATTTATACATATGGTCCTGAAGGACCATTGTTTGAACTTATTACTGACAAAAGAATATATTCCTTTTCAACAGATGTATTACCCAAAAATATCAAAGTGCAGCTAGATTTTGACCAAGGAACACTTTCATTTTTCGACCTTGATAGGAAAACATTGATATACGTCATCAAAAACTCTTTCAAAGGGACGGTTTTTCCATATTTTCGAGGGGCTGTGAAAATCCTTCCAGGTAAGGTGAGGACAACCCTGTGGATGGATGCCTTTTTTACAAGATCATACAGTGATGCCAAATACACTCCCATATTTGTATCAATAAGAAAgtga